In Chryseobacterium gleum, a single genomic region encodes these proteins:
- a CDS encoding helix-turn-helix domain-containing protein, translated as MQKEKLRTVRKMKGFTQQQMAEVIPTDVSNYSRKESGTVSITQTEWSKLAKFLEVPVEEIYEEEEVKFVVENPIFNDSSLANIGNNNTTNISNELSIEIIKTMQEYIGLLKEEIERLKK; from the coding sequence ATGCAAAAAGAAAAACTTCGTACAGTAAGAAAGATGAAAGGCTTTACCCAGCAGCAAATGGCTGAGGTAATCCCCACTGATGTCTCCAATTACAGCAGAAAAGAAAGTGGTACTGTATCTATTACACAGACAGAATGGAGCAAACTTGCTAAATTTCTAGAGGTTCCGGTTGAAGAAATTTACGAAGAAGAGGAAGTAAAATTTGTTGTCGAGAATCCTATATTTAATGATAGCTCTCTAGCAAATATTGGTAATAATAATACTACTAACATCAGCAATGAATTAAGCATAGAAATTATTAAAACGATGCAGGAATATATTGGGCTTTTGAAAGAGGAAATTGAAAGACTGAAAAAATAA
- a CDS encoding polysaccharide lyase family 7 protein, translating to MRNHFKILAAYTAFLLFPVLSSAQKNTYTKVPHQFDLSRFDLQLPIPKNNSITIIKGSDIEQFSSDNFYFSPQDSSIRFFCSSNGKTTQGSHFPRTELRQIKEWNFENQHSLRVKMAVLQQPGTGKIIIGQIHGHSKGTEALKIWWNNGEIQAGFKKEVNDKEERITLLKNVSLDQTFDYSIQQNNADVLVTVNQQTVSFHFGDSWKTESVYFKAGNYLQDNNQSPVTSGLTAIYDIRISE from the coding sequence ATGAGAAATCATTTTAAAATTCTCGCAGCATACACCGCATTTTTATTGTTTCCCGTGCTCTCTTCAGCACAAAAAAATACTTATACGAAAGTTCCTCATCAATTTGATCTGAGTAGATTTGATCTGCAACTGCCTATTCCTAAAAATAATTCCATTACGATTATTAAAGGATCTGATATTGAACAATTCTCCTCCGATAACTTTTATTTTTCTCCTCAGGATAGCAGCATACGTTTCTTTTGTTCTTCTAATGGCAAAACGACCCAAGGTTCACATTTTCCAAGAACAGAATTGCGCCAGATAAAAGAATGGAATTTTGAAAATCAACATAGTTTACGTGTAAAAATGGCTGTTTTGCAGCAACCTGGAACCGGAAAAATTATTATTGGTCAGATTCATGGGCATTCCAAAGGCACCGAAGCTTTAAAAATCTGGTGGAATAATGGTGAAATTCAGGCTGGCTTCAAAAAAGAAGTTAATGACAAAGAAGAAAGAATTACGCTTCTGAAAAATGTTTCTTTAGATCAAACATTTGATTACAGTATTCAACAAAACAATGCTGATGTCTTAGTAACGGTAAACCAGCAGACTGTTTCTTTTCATTTTGGTGACAGCTGGAAAACAGAATCCGTTTATTTCAAGGCAGGAAATTATCTGCAGGACAACAACCAATCTCCTGTAACTTCAGGCCTGACTGCTATTTACGATATCAGAATATCAGAATAA
- the nudK gene encoding GDP-mannose pyrophosphatase NudK — protein MQNPDITILKTEILSDNWYTLNKVTFSVRKKDGTTETQSREAYDRGNGAVILLYNKLSNTVILTKQFRLPTYINGNPTGMLIEACAGLLDNDNPEDCIKRETEEETGYKISKVEKVFEAYMSPGSVTEILYFFIAEYSNEMKINDGGGLEEEGENIQVLELSFEKSLEMIDTGEIKDAKTIMLLQHLRLKGIM, from the coding sequence ATGCAAAATCCTGATATTACCATCCTTAAAACCGAAATTTTATCAGACAACTGGTACACATTAAATAAAGTAACTTTTTCTGTCCGCAAAAAGGACGGAACTACAGAAACTCAAAGCAGAGAAGCTTATGACCGTGGAAACGGAGCGGTTATCCTTCTTTACAACAAACTTTCAAACACGGTAATCCTTACGAAACAATTCCGCCTGCCTACTTATATCAACGGAAATCCCACAGGAATGCTTATTGAGGCCTGCGCCGGACTTCTGGATAATGATAATCCTGAAGATTGTATAAAACGGGAAACGGAAGAAGAAACCGGATATAAGATTTCGAAAGTAGAAAAGGTATTTGAAGCCTATATGTCTCCCGGATCCGTAACTGAAATTCTTTATTTTTTCATTGCAGAATATTCGAATGAAATGAAAATAAATGATGGCGGAGGATTGGAAGAAGAAGGTGAAAATATACAGGTGCTTGAACTTTCTTTTGAAAAAAGCCTGGAAATGATTGATACCGGAGAGATCAAAGATGCTAAAACGATTATGCTTCTTCAGCACTTACGGCTGAAAGGAATTATGTAA
- the hisS gene encoding histidine--tRNA ligase, with the protein MKPSLAKGTRDFTAQEVSRRKYIINILQNNFELFGFQPLETPSFENLSTLTGKYGEEGDRLIFKILNSSINEAKEEKKTQMLHDFQKALEKPFSAESLTDKALRYDLTVPFARFVAMNHGKLTFPFKRSQIQPVWRADRPQKGRFREFYQCDADVVGSESLLQEVELVQLYLKSFADLKVPVTIHMNNRKILSGLAEYAGITDKLIDFTVALDKLDKIGKDGVVKELLEREISQESIDKLDFLFSQSDDALENLLQLKEKFAGNEIGLKGVEELEFVLTQSLNLGVDIQNLVFNITLARGLDYYTGAIFEVKADEVAMGSIGGGGRYDNLTEVFGVKNIPGIGISFGLDRIYLVMEELNLFPEEASAKIEYLFANFGGDGVTEALKLMMQLRAKGISAELYPENAKINKQFTYAEKKGIKNLVFLGEEEIKNNTVTFKDLEAGVQKTVSLEEFLGE; encoded by the coding sequence ATGAAGCCAAGTTTAGCAAAAGGGACGAGAGATTTTACGGCACAGGAAGTTTCCAGAAGAAAATATATCATCAATATATTACAGAATAATTTTGAATTATTCGGGTTTCAGCCATTGGAAACGCCAAGTTTTGAAAATCTTTCTACACTTACAGGAAAATACGGAGAAGAAGGTGACCGCTTGATTTTTAAAATTTTAAATTCAAGTATCAATGAAGCAAAAGAAGAGAAAAAAACTCAGATGCTTCATGATTTCCAAAAAGCATTGGAAAAACCATTCAGTGCAGAAAGCCTTACTGATAAAGCTCTTCGCTATGACCTTACCGTACCTTTTGCAAGATTTGTAGCAATGAACCATGGGAAACTGACTTTTCCGTTCAAACGTTCGCAAATTCAACCGGTTTGGAGAGCAGACAGACCTCAGAAAGGAAGATTCAGAGAATTCTATCAGTGTGATGCAGATGTGGTGGGAAGTGAAAGCTTATTACAGGAAGTAGAGCTGGTTCAGTTATATTTAAAATCATTTGCTGATCTGAAAGTTCCTGTTACGATTCATATGAATAACAGGAAAATCCTTTCCGGTTTGGCAGAATATGCCGGAATCACAGATAAACTGATTGACTTCACGGTGGCATTGGATAAACTGGATAAAATTGGCAAAGACGGAGTGGTGAAAGAATTACTGGAAAGAGAAATTTCTCAGGAATCTATCGATAAATTAGACTTTTTATTCAGCCAATCTGATGATGCACTGGAAAATCTTCTTCAACTGAAAGAGAAATTTGCAGGAAATGAAATCGGTCTGAAAGGAGTAGAAGAACTGGAGTTTGTTCTTACCCAGTCTCTGAACCTTGGTGTTGATATCCAAAATCTGGTATTCAATATTACATTGGCCAGAGGTTTAGATTACTATACAGGAGCCATCTTTGAAGTGAAGGCAGATGAGGTTGCTATGGGATCCATCGGGGGAGGTGGAAGATATGATAACCTGACTGAAGTTTTTGGAGTGAAGAATATTCCGGGGATAGGAATTTCATTCGGATTAGACAGAATCTATCTTGTAATGGAAGAATTGAATCTTTTCCCTGAAGAAGCGTCAGCCAAAATAGAATATCTGTTTGCTAACTTTGGAGGTGACGGTGTAACGGAAGCTTTAAAACTAATGATGCAGCTAAGAGCAAAAGGTATTTCGGCAGAATTGTATCCTGAAAATGCGAAAATCAACAAACAGTTTACTTACGCAGAAAAGAAAGGCATAAAGAATCTTGTTTTCCTTGGTGAAGAAGAAATTAAAAATAATACAGTTACTTTTAAAGATCTGGAAGCCGGAGTACAGAAAACGGTTTCATTAGAAGAATTTTTAGGAGAATAA
- a CDS encoding HRDC domain-containing protein, whose translation MMKVKVFKIRIPEEFLYKDQKMLDDFLEANEIMKVETAFVSEERYWSVILYFEDLKPAKNTVKEPKTVKYSAESETLNMDEEKILDALKLWRSEKAKEQNLPTYFIASNKELVSVAKYKPAKKEELLEIKGFGKHKIENYGEEILEILESI comes from the coding sequence ATGATGAAAGTAAAAGTTTTTAAAATCAGGATTCCTGAAGAATTTCTCTACAAAGATCAGAAAATGCTGGATGATTTTCTGGAAGCCAACGAAATTATGAAAGTAGAAACAGCTTTTGTAAGTGAAGAGCGCTACTGGTCTGTAATATTGTACTTTGAAGACTTAAAGCCTGCAAAAAATACAGTAAAAGAACCGAAGACCGTAAAATACTCTGCCGAAAGCGAAACTTTGAATATGGATGAAGAAAAGATACTGGATGCTTTGAAGCTCTGGAGATCAGAAAAAGCAAAAGAACAGAATCTTCCCACTTATTTCATTGCCAGCAATAAAGAGCTGGTCTCTGTAGCGAAGTATAAACCTGCTAAAAAAGAAGAATTACTGGAGATTAAAGGGTTCGGGAAACATAAAATTGAAAATTATGGTGAAGAAATTCTCGAAATTCTTGAAAGCATATGA
- a CDS encoding KTSC domain-containing protein — MKKIGEHRTLLGVDKNVTLKELKTIYRNVMKDTHPDKFINDEAGKQEAEEKSKSVIEAYHFLVSINPETQEKYKEEYTETITKSNIQDFYLEKSILTVQHLNGNIYEYMGVPKNTYIKMINADSPSRFARRHIYGNFVYRKSGEVMAD, encoded by the coding sequence ATGAAAAAAATTGGTGAGCACAGAACACTTCTTGGCGTAGATAAAAATGTTACTTTAAAAGAATTAAAGACCATTTACAGAAATGTGATGAAAGACACCCATCCTGATAAATTCATTAATGATGAAGCAGGAAAGCAGGAAGCGGAAGAAAAGAGCAAATCTGTTATTGAAGCCTACCATTTTTTGGTGAGTATCAATCCGGAAACTCAGGAAAAATATAAAGAAGAATATACAGAAACGATTACAAAGTCCAATATCCAGGATTTCTATCTTGAAAAATCGATTTTAACGGTACAACATCTGAACGGTAATATCTACGAATATATGGGTGTTCCGAAAAATACCTATATCAAAATGATTAATGCTGATTCCCCAAGCCGTTTTGCAAGAAGACATATCTACGGAAACTTCGTTTACAGAAAGTCCGGAGAGGTTATGGCAGATTAA
- a CDS encoding DUF4406 domain-containing protein — translation MFILIAGPYRSGTNDDPQLIQQNLNRLESVALPIFRKGHIPIIGEWVALPLIHLAGSTQIGDEAWQEIQYPVAHALLEKCDAVLRIEGASKGADEDVRIAKKRGLTIYYNIEDIPYAKS, via the coding sequence ATGTTTATACTTATTGCAGGACCTTACCGCAGCGGAACGAATGATGATCCGCAACTGATTCAGCAGAATCTTAACCGTCTTGAATCTGTTGCGCTCCCTATCTTCAGAAAGGGGCATATTCCTATTATCGGAGAGTGGGTTGCGTTACCATTGATACACCTTGCGGGATCTACCCAAATAGGTGATGAAGCATGGCAGGAGATACAGTATCCCGTGGCTCATGCCTTGCTCGAAAAATGTGATGCAGTACTCCGTATAGAAGGAGCATCCAAAGGCGCTGATGAGGACGTAAGAATAGCTAAAAAAAGAGGACTAACCATTTATTATAACATAGAAGATATCCCATATGCAAAATCCTGA
- a CDS encoding HPP family protein, which yields MKKSIKRTFRVSKYVIYKETLVDYKEHFWSFLGAFFGIGIIAFIQSHSLAETENIFLIGSFGASSVLIYGAIQSPLAQPRNLIGGHVLSALVGVTVYQFVPHIIWLSAPLAVAFSIVLMQYTKTLHPPGGATALIAVSSTGKIPELGYWYVVSPVLSGCIILLLVALFFNNITPNRSYPTHSRFKKLLKKRHTHHLK from the coding sequence ATGAAGAAGAGTATAAAAAGAACATTCAGAGTTTCAAAGTACGTAATCTATAAGGAAACGCTTGTTGATTATAAAGAGCATTTCTGGTCATTTTTAGGTGCGTTTTTTGGGATCGGAATTATTGCATTTATCCAGTCTCATTCACTGGCCGAAACTGAAAATATTTTCCTCATCGGTTCTTTCGGAGCTTCAAGTGTTCTTATTTACGGAGCCATACAAAGTCCGTTGGCACAGCCCAGAAACCTTATAGGCGGCCATGTTTTATCGGCACTCGTAGGAGTTACTGTTTATCAGTTTGTTCCTCATATTATCTGGCTTTCGGCACCTCTGGCAGTGGCTTTCTCTATCGTGCTGATGCAGTATACAAAGACATTGCATCCACCTGGAGGTGCTACCGCTCTCATTGCTGTAAGCTCTACGGGCAAAATCCCTGAATTAGGGTATTGGTATGTAGTCTCCCCTGTTCTTTCAGGATGCATTATTCTTCTGCTTGTGGCTTTGTTCTTTAATAACATTACGCCCAACAGAAGCTACCCTACCCACAGCAGGTTTAAGAAACTGCTAAAAAAAAGACACACACATCACCTAAAATAA
- a CDS encoding Crp/Fnr family transcriptional regulator: MEELLIIKNISRHISLTHYEKSYFLSLLKERKLAKKELILEHQQVCKEINFVQSGILRAFHMDASGKESTIMFAVADWWITDMYCFINQKPAMLNIEALEESSILQLQKNHLDELYLKVPKFERFFRIMMQNAYIREQLRTIENLSLPAEERYFNFLHKYPESVKRIRQKQIASYLGITPEFLSLIKSNKQKNSFS; encoded by the coding sequence ATGGAAGAACTTTTAATTATAAAAAACATTTCCAGGCATATTTCGCTTACCCATTACGAAAAATCTTATTTTCTGTCTCTTTTAAAAGAAAGAAAGCTGGCTAAGAAAGAATTAATTCTGGAGCACCAACAAGTTTGTAAAGAGATCAATTTTGTTCAGTCAGGAATTCTGAGAGCTTTTCATATGGATGCTTCGGGAAAGGAATCTACCATTATGTTTGCTGTGGCGGACTGGTGGATTACCGATATGTATTGCTTTATCAATCAGAAACCTGCCATGCTGAATATTGAAGCATTGGAAGAAAGCAGTATTTTACAGCTTCAGAAAAATCATCTGGATGAACTTTATCTCAAGGTCCCGAAATTTGAACGTTTTTTCCGGATCATGATGCAAAATGCTTATATCAGGGAGCAACTCCGAACGATTGAAAACCTGTCTTTACCAGCAGAAGAGCGCTATTTTAATTTTCTTCACAAATATCCTGAATCGGTAAAACGCATCAGGCAAAAGCAAATTGCTTCTTATTTAGGCATTACTCCTGAATTTTTAAGCCTTATAAAATCCAACAAACAAAAAAACAGTTTCTCTTAA
- a CDS encoding single-stranded DNA-binding protein, with amino-acid sequence MSLRNKVTLIGYTGKEVEMVNFDNGNVKASVSLATSDHYTNAKGEKVEETQWHNLIAFGKTAEIFEKYVPKGKEIAVEGKLTYRSYDDKDGVKRYITEIRVDEILLLGGK; translated from the coding sequence ATGTCACTAAGAAACAAAGTAACATTAATTGGTTACACAGGAAAAGAAGTTGAAATGGTAAACTTCGACAACGGAAATGTAAAAGCAAGTGTATCCTTAGCTACCAGTGATCATTACACGAATGCCAAAGGAGAAAAAGTAGAAGAAACGCAATGGCACAACCTTATTGCCTTTGGAAAAACAGCAGAAATTTTTGAAAAATATGTTCCCAAAGGAAAAGAAATTGCCGTAGAAGGAAAGCTTACCTACAGATCATATGATGACAAGGATGGGGTGAAGCGGTATATCACAGAAATTCGTGTAGATGAGATCCTATTATTAGGAGGTAAATAA
- a CDS encoding TIGR01777 family oxidoreductase: MKEVVLITGAGGMIAKELAKKIGQDYEIRFLTRHRKQENEYEWDIKKGTVDETAFDNVSHIIHLAGANISEKRWTPERKRELISSRVDSAELLRTTLRKNKIKLKSFISASGINFYGTKTSEKIDVETDPPGNDFLSEVVVLWERAADDFKEQELAERVVKIRTAVVLSEKDGALKKMVPPVQYYIGSPLGSGKQYMPWIHIEDICSIYEFALKNSTIEGAYNAVSPQHATNKELTKKIAKVLGKPLWMPNVPGFVLKLIFGELASVILEGSRASSEKILNAGFHFKFPDLEKALRDLLKKQ, encoded by the coding sequence ATGAAAGAAGTTGTTCTGATTACCGGAGCCGGTGGTATGATTGCCAAAGAACTGGCAAAAAAAATAGGTCAAGACTATGAAATCAGGTTTCTGACCAGGCACAGGAAGCAAGAAAATGAATATGAATGGGACATTAAAAAAGGAACGGTGGATGAAACTGCCTTTGACAATGTTTCCCACATCATTCATCTTGCAGGAGCCAATATTTCAGAGAAGCGCTGGACGCCGGAAAGAAAAAGAGAACTGATCTCTAGCCGTGTAGATTCTGCGGAACTACTTCGAACCACTTTAAGAAAAAACAAGATTAAATTAAAATCTTTTATTTCAGCTTCAGGAATTAATTTCTACGGTACAAAGACTTCAGAAAAAATTGATGTGGAAACCGATCCGCCCGGCAATGATTTTTTAAGTGAAGTAGTTGTTTTATGGGAAAGAGCTGCAGATGATTTTAAAGAACAGGAACTGGCAGAAAGAGTTGTCAAAATACGGACAGCTGTAGTTCTTTCTGAAAAGGATGGAGCTTTAAAGAAAATGGTTCCTCCGGTTCAATATTATATCGGTTCTCCTTTGGGAAGTGGCAAACAATACATGCCCTGGATTCATATTGAAGACATTTGCTCTATTTATGAATTTGCTTTGAAAAATTCTACGATTGAGGGCGCTTACAATGCCGTTTCTCCACAGCACGCCACCAATAAAGAACTTACAAAAAAGATTGCGAAAGTACTTGGTAAGCCATTATGGATGCCTAATGTTCCAGGATTTGTTTTAAAACTGATATTTGGCGAACTGGCTTCAGTCATACTGGAAGGCTCCCGAGCTTCTTCAGAGAAAATTCTGAATGCCGGGTTTCATTTTAAGTTTCCTGATCTGGAAAAGGCTTTACGCGATCTGTTAAAGAAGCAATAG
- a CDS encoding DUF2306 domain-containing protein, producing the protein MKSLGIKILKAAALFLIFIFSILILKVILQYTSFDKNTGFLAFKQQVVNNPYWMAFFYVHIFSITFCLLAGLTQFSGRILAESKSLHRIIGRIYVYNILIINVPACFVLGLFSNGGFIGITGFLIQDVLWMYFTIAAVISVKKGNVSRHKMYMTLSYAVTTTAITFRIIKNLLYNETRHDYELFYGLNVWAALFINLFIAYIILKRNSSVIGKN; encoded by the coding sequence ATGAAATCTTTGGGAATAAAAATCCTTAAAGCCGCAGCTTTGTTTTTAATCTTCATTTTCAGTATCCTGATTCTGAAAGTGATTTTGCAATACACTTCTTTTGATAAAAATACCGGGTTTCTCGCTTTTAAACAACAGGTTGTCAACAATCCGTACTGGATGGCTTTTTTCTACGTCCATATCTTTTCCATAACATTTTGCCTTCTGGCTGGTCTTACACAGTTCTCCGGCCGGATTTTAGCGGAAAGCAAAAGCCTTCATAGGATCATTGGCAGAATATATGTCTATAATATTCTGATCATTAATGTTCCTGCCTGTTTTGTTCTGGGATTGTTTTCAAACGGAGGTTTTATCGGGATTACTGGATTTCTGATACAAGATGTGCTTTGGATGTATTTTACCATTGCTGCTGTGATTTCAGTAAAAAAAGGAAATGTCAGCAGGCATAAGATGTATATGACTTTAAGCTACGCAGTGACCACCACCGCAATTACTTTCAGAATCATTAAAAATCTTCTATACAATGAAACCCGTCATGATTACGAGCTCTTTTATGGCTTGAATGTCTGGGCTGCTCTTTTCATCAATCTTTTTATTGCTTATATAATTCTTAAAAGAAACTCTTCCGTTATCGGGAAAAATTAA